A genomic stretch from Theropithecus gelada isolate Dixy chromosome 2, Tgel_1.0, whole genome shotgun sequence includes:
- the EIF4A2 gene encoding eukaryotic initiation factor 4A-II isoform X2 translates to MSGGSADYNREHGGPEGMDPDGVIESNWNEIVDNFDDMNLKESLLRGIYAYGFEKPSAIQQRAIIPCIKGYDVIAQAQSGTGKTATFAISILQQLEIEFKETQALVLAPTRELAQQIQKVILALGDYMGATCHACIGGTNVRNEMQKLQAEAPHIVVGTPGRVFDMLNRRYLSPKWIKMFVLDEADEMLSRGFKDQIYEIFQKLNTSIQVVLLSATMPTDVLEVTKKFMRDPIRILVKKEELTLEGIKQFYINVEREEWKLDTLCDLYETLTITQAVIFLNTRRKVDWLTEKMHARDFTVSALHGDMDQKERDVIMREFRSGSSRVLITTDLLARGIDVQQVSLVINYDLPTNRENYIHRIGRGGRFGRKGVAINFVTEEDKRILRDIETFYNTTVEEMPMNVADLI, encoded by the exons ATGTCTGGTGGCTCCGCGGATTATAACAG agaacatggcggcccaGAGGGAATGGACCCCGATGGTGTCATCGAG AGCAACTGGAATGAGATTGTTGATAACTTTGATGATATGAATTTAAAGGAGTCTCTTCTTCGTGGCATCTATGCTTACGGTTTTGAGAAGCCTTCCGCTATTCAGCAGAGAGCTATTATTCCCTGTATTAAAG GGTATGATGTGATTGCTCAAGCTCAGTCAGGTACTGGCAAGACAGCCACATTTGCTATTTCCATCCTGCAACAGTTGGAGATTGAGTTCAAGGAGACCCAAGCACTAGTATTGGCCCCCACCAGAGAACTGGCTCAACAG ATCCAAAAGGTAATTCTGGCACTTGGAGACTATATGGGAGCAACTTGTCATGCCTGCATTGGTGGAACAAATGTTCGAAATGAAATGCAAAAACTGCAGGCCGAAGCACCACATATTGTTGTTGGTACACCTGGGAGAGTTTTTGATATGTTAAACAGAAGATATCTTT CTCCAAAATGGATCAAAATGTTTGTTTTGGATGAAGCAGATGAAATGTTGAGCCGTGGGTTTAAGGATCAAATCTATGAGATTTTCCAAAAACTAAACACAAGTATTCAG gttGTGTTGCTTTCTGCCACAATGCCAACTGATGTGTTGGAAGTGACCAAAAAATTCATGAGAGATCCAATTCGAattctggtgaaaaaggaagaattGACCCTTGAAGGAATCAAACAGTTTTATATTAATGTTGAGAGAGAG GAATGGAAGTTGGATACACTTTGTGACTTGTACGAGACACTGACCATTACGCAAGCTGTTATTTTTCTCAATACAAGGCGCAAGGTGGACTGGCTCACTGAGAAAATGCATGCCAGAGACTTCACAGTTTCTGCTCTG CATGGTGACATGGACCAGAAGGAGAGAGATGTTATCATGAGGGAATTCCGGTCAGGGTCAAGTCGTGTTCTGATCACTACTGACTTGTTG GCTCGCGGGATTGATGTGCAACAAGTGTCTTTGGTTATAAATTATGATCTACCTACCAATCGTGAAAACTATATTCACAG AATTGGCAGAGGGGGTCGATTTGGGAGGAAAGGTGTGGCTATAAACTTTGTTACTGAAGAAGACAAGAGGATTCTTCGTGACATTGAGACTTTCTACAATACTACAGTGGAGGAGATGCCCATGAATGTGGCTGACCTTATTTAA
- the EIF4A2 gene encoding eukaryotic initiation factor 4A-II isoform X1 encodes MSGGSADYNSREHGGPEGMDPDGVIESNWNEIVDNFDDMNLKESLLRGIYAYGFEKPSAIQQRAIIPCIKGYDVIAQAQSGTGKTATFAISILQQLEIEFKETQALVLAPTRELAQQIQKVILALGDYMGATCHACIGGTNVRNEMQKLQAEAPHIVVGTPGRVFDMLNRRYLSPKWIKMFVLDEADEMLSRGFKDQIYEIFQKLNTSIQVVLLSATMPTDVLEVTKKFMRDPIRILVKKEELTLEGIKQFYINVEREEWKLDTLCDLYETLTITQAVIFLNTRRKVDWLTEKMHARDFTVSALHGDMDQKERDVIMREFRSGSSRVLITTDLLARGIDVQQVSLVINYDLPTNRENYIHRIGRGGRFGRKGVAINFVTEEDKRILRDIETFYNTTVEEMPMNVADLI; translated from the exons ATGTCTGGTGGCTCCGCGGATTATAACAG cagagaacatggcggcccaGAGGGAATGGACCCCGATGGTGTCATCGAG AGCAACTGGAATGAGATTGTTGATAACTTTGATGATATGAATTTAAAGGAGTCTCTTCTTCGTGGCATCTATGCTTACGGTTTTGAGAAGCCTTCCGCTATTCAGCAGAGAGCTATTATTCCCTGTATTAAAG GGTATGATGTGATTGCTCAAGCTCAGTCAGGTACTGGCAAGACAGCCACATTTGCTATTTCCATCCTGCAACAGTTGGAGATTGAGTTCAAGGAGACCCAAGCACTAGTATTGGCCCCCACCAGAGAACTGGCTCAACAG ATCCAAAAGGTAATTCTGGCACTTGGAGACTATATGGGAGCAACTTGTCATGCCTGCATTGGTGGAACAAATGTTCGAAATGAAATGCAAAAACTGCAGGCCGAAGCACCACATATTGTTGTTGGTACACCTGGGAGAGTTTTTGATATGTTAAACAGAAGATATCTTT CTCCAAAATGGATCAAAATGTTTGTTTTGGATGAAGCAGATGAAATGTTGAGCCGTGGGTTTAAGGATCAAATCTATGAGATTTTCCAAAAACTAAACACAAGTATTCAG gttGTGTTGCTTTCTGCCACAATGCCAACTGATGTGTTGGAAGTGACCAAAAAATTCATGAGAGATCCAATTCGAattctggtgaaaaaggaagaattGACCCTTGAAGGAATCAAACAGTTTTATATTAATGTTGAGAGAGAG GAATGGAAGTTGGATACACTTTGTGACTTGTACGAGACACTGACCATTACGCAAGCTGTTATTTTTCTCAATACAAGGCGCAAGGTGGACTGGCTCACTGAGAAAATGCATGCCAGAGACTTCACAGTTTCTGCTCTG CATGGTGACATGGACCAGAAGGAGAGAGATGTTATCATGAGGGAATTCCGGTCAGGGTCAAGTCGTGTTCTGATCACTACTGACTTGTTG GCTCGCGGGATTGATGTGCAACAAGTGTCTTTGGTTATAAATTATGATCTACCTACCAATCGTGAAAACTATATTCACAG AATTGGCAGAGGGGGTCGATTTGGGAGGAAAGGTGTGGCTATAAACTTTGTTACTGAAGAAGACAAGAGGATTCTTCGTGACATTGAGACTTTCTACAATACTACAGTGGAGGAGATGCCCATGAATGTGGCTGACCTTATTTAA
- the LOC112618115 gene encoding uncharacterized protein LOC112618115, which yields MSGKAAPQAPAHGDPVSAAERLARARGDELRPQQCASRVIDAGGAAWRERCQRFAGTRAGPVPSPPRRGRVETAASNPSPTEAKDPQLLWLTKNKASGPGYTVPNADCATAVYCMFPVLYTGRGSSQNSVTS from the coding sequence ATGTCCGGAAAGGCAGCCCCCCAGGCCCCAGCGCACGGGGATCCCGTTTCGGCGGCGGAGCGTCTCGCGAGAGCTCGGGGCGACGAGCTCCGCCCCCAACAATGCGCAAGCCGGGTGATTGACGCGGGCGGAGCGGCCTGGCGAGAGCGATGCCAACGGTTCGCCGGCACCCGTGCCGGTCCGGTCCCATCGCCTCCGCGCCGTGGCCGAGTGGAGACCGCTGCCTCCAACCCTTCCCCAACTGAAGCCAAGGACCCCCAACTCCTGTGGTTGACCAAAAACAAAGCTTCGGGTCCTGGTTACACTGTACCGAACGCGGACTGCGCCACGGCTGTTTACTGCATGTTTCCCGTGCTCTACACTGGGAGGGGAAGCAGCCAAAATTCCGTAACGTCTTAG